From Thalassococcus sp. S3, one genomic window encodes:
- a CDS encoding ImuA family protein, with translation MDRAKIKNPNRLSHADILRFQPRTRGRETPKEAKSLPQLAEVFAGSGDAAAWGFALAQLPTGAEVLWVQDRLSGLEMGRPSGAGLKRYGADPARFTLVRTKNAKEALWAMEEGLKCTTLGAVIGEITGNPKALDFTATKRLAMRAERAGVPVILLRIGGQRSLSAARRRWAVEALPSVRHRFDPKAPGAPRWQAELFRGRDMRPGTWEAGYEPKAHRLNLSAPLRHPEVAEAQVRAANTL, from the coding sequence CCGCCTGTCCCACGCGGACATATTGCGGTTTCAGCCCCGGACCAGGGGCCGTGAGACACCGAAAGAGGCGAAGTCTCTGCCACAACTGGCAGAGGTCTTTGCCGGATCCGGTGATGCCGCTGCCTGGGGCTTTGCCCTGGCGCAACTGCCCACGGGGGCAGAGGTGCTGTGGGTACAGGACCGGCTGTCGGGGCTGGAGATGGGCCGCCCCTCGGGCGCGGGGCTGAAACGGTACGGGGCGGATCCGGCCCGGTTCACGCTGGTCAGGACGAAGAACGCCAAAGAGGCGTTGTGGGCGATGGAGGAAGGCTTGAAATGCACGACTCTGGGAGCTGTCATTGGCGAGATCACGGGCAATCCCAAGGCGCTCGACTTCACCGCGACCAAGCGGCTGGCGATGCGTGCCGAACGCGCGGGCGTGCCGGTGATCCTGTTGCGGATCGGCGGGCAGCGAAGCCTGTCGGCGGCCCGCAGACGCTGGGCGGTGGAGGCGCTGCCATCGGTCCGGCACCGGTTCGACCCCAAGGCGCCGGGCGCGCCCCGCTGGCAGGCGGAGCTGTTCCGCGGCCGCGACATGCGCCCCGGAACATGGGAGGCGGGATATGAGCCCAAGGCGCATCGTCTCAATCTATCTGCCCCACTTCGCCATCCAGAGGTGGCGGAGGCGCAGGTTCGGGCCGCAAACACCCTCTGA
- a CDS encoding DNA polymerase Y family protein has product MSPRRIVSIYLPHFAIQRWRRRRFGPQTPSEPDPIVLAREGHHGPVIHGMNAAAVKLGIEHGARVTDMKTLVPHLQVEDAMLEADVRDLRMLSGWARRWCPWVRVDGKDGLLMDSAGADHLWGGEAAMLADIRQSFGKAGLTARAAVAPTIGAAWALARYSAEPQEICAEGEIAEALSLLPVAALRIDQDTITLLKRLGLKTIGALAAVPRASLARRFRHHLALDANPPKRLDLAMGAIPELLDAKLPDPPLRALRKLAEPIEDIDNYAQVLGVLLPDLAEQMDQRGLGARRLALTGFRVDGKTSTVEAATSTASRSTAHFAKLFESHLERLDCGFGFDAMMLEALVTEPLPQSQHSLSGKIEDGIDLPHLIDRLAARLSPEAVLRIVPQDSHIPERAERLIFAGSNTDAAWPAHTRLRPLRLLDRPEEAEVLYAVPEGPPAQMIWRRRTHRIVKSEGPERIAPEWWREKSQTRLRDYYRVEDSEGRRYWIYREGVPDDGRGGAPRWFVQGLDA; this is encoded by the coding sequence ATGAGCCCAAGGCGCATCGTCTCAATCTATCTGCCCCACTTCGCCATCCAGAGGTGGCGGAGGCGCAGGTTCGGGCCGCAAACACCCTCTGAACCGGACCCGATCGTGCTGGCACGCGAAGGGCATCACGGGCCGGTCATCCACGGGATGAACGCGGCCGCCGTCAAGCTGGGCATCGAACACGGCGCGCGGGTGACCGACATGAAAACGCTGGTGCCGCATCTGCAGGTCGAGGATGCGATGCTGGAGGCGGACGTGCGCGATCTGCGCATGCTGTCGGGTTGGGCAAGGCGCTGGTGTCCGTGGGTGCGGGTCGATGGCAAGGACGGGCTCTTGATGGACAGCGCCGGGGCGGATCACCTCTGGGGCGGGGAGGCCGCGATGCTGGCCGATATCCGGCAGAGCTTTGGCAAGGCGGGCCTGACGGCACGGGCGGCGGTGGCACCCACCATCGGCGCGGCCTGGGCGCTGGCCCGCTACAGCGCGGAGCCGCAGGAGATCTGTGCTGAGGGAGAGATCGCGGAGGCGCTGTCGCTGCTGCCGGTGGCAGCCTTGCGGATTGATCAGGACACGATCACCCTGCTCAAACGACTGGGGTTGAAGACAATCGGCGCGCTGGCCGCCGTGCCCCGCGCCTCGCTCGCGCGGAGGTTCCGGCATCATCTGGCGCTGGACGCCAACCCGCCCAAGCGGCTGGATCTGGCGATGGGCGCGATCCCGGAACTGCTGGACGCCAAGCTGCCCGACCCGCCCCTACGCGCCCTGCGCAAGCTGGCGGAGCCCATCGAAGACATCGACAATTACGCGCAGGTCCTGGGCGTGTTGCTGCCCGATCTGGCGGAGCAGATGGACCAGAGGGGGCTGGGCGCAAGACGGCTGGCGCTGACCGGGTTCCGTGTGGATGGCAAAACCTCGACCGTAGAGGCCGCGACCAGCACGGCGAGCCGCAGCACAGCGCATTTCGCGAAGCTTTTCGAAAGCCATCTGGAACGGCTCGATTGCGGGTTCGGCTTTGATGCGATGATGCTGGAGGCTTTGGTGACCGAACCCCTGCCGCAAAGCCAGCATAGCCTGTCGGGCAAGATCGAGGACGGCATCGACCTGCCCCACCTGATCGACCGGCTGGCCGCGCGGCTGTCACCGGAGGCCGTGCTGCGCATCGTCCCGCAGGATAGCCACATCCCCGAACGCGCGGAGCGTCTGATCTTTGCGGGCTCCAATACCGATGCGGCCTGGCCCGCCCATACCAGACTGCGCCCCCTGCGGCTGCTGGATCGGCCGGAGGAGGCGGAAGTGCTCTATGCCGTGCCCGAAGGCCCGCCCGCGCAGATGATCTGGCGGCGCCGAACCCATCGCATCGTCAAGAGCGAGGGGCCGGAGCGGATCGCACCGGAATGGTGGCGCGAAAAGTCCCAGACGCGGCTGCGCGATTACTACCGGGTGGAGGACAGCGAGGGGCGGCGATACTGGATCTACCGCGAGGGCGTGCCGGATGACGGGCGCGGCGGGGCGCCACGCTGGTTCGTGCAGGGGCTGGATGCCTGA